In a genomic window of Fusarium verticillioides 7600 chromosome 11, whole genome shotgun sequence:
- a CDS encoding hypothetical protein (At least one base has a quality score < 10), with amino-acid sequence MATEPRPSGLVPRTRTIVSACDTCRRRKLKCSGEQPCQRCHAGTVICTYGSATARLRPLDYIRQLESRVADLEAQLAGSTPQTNEHTAVSLGLSDANPQPGSSQTHPNAIDTLVGPGDDLLSSFDGSETYHGAFASLNVLRIVRDKCDSLANIMAPLSSGEILAEAFSKDSAPFSTEQAMPLPVELPDLAECRRLCYLAIEEALPCHECIDREAFFAELVRVHVKPQGELDPSDRAFLALVLALLGFAKRYGADNHSPTEGHSNHDTILQGWRFYESSLQMLQLDDLCSLDILRAIIYQVLFLASSCMLSKAYTRLSIGVATALRIGLHVSGPSLGPGMQLTAEHLFRRRQVFAVLYAIDTYLASTLGVPKLFHQVDTDQIFPLRQENLHDHGISFARQNPHTPEAETLVNCRILIILAEIHTRRCPFGKAMTLNSNSRTYRLTSQDVASLDAQLTKWYNSLPPVDEIPSVKRALHAQLAIRHTYAITQMALHRPFLHHLTRKADDNSFSMEGYAYASQCITAAMQSIWLLQRLDDQGLLHESLWFYISSLAFSACCLIFFVLGSPYSTTVRDATQAAFMAHGLLEKLGQKNETAQRCFESIDFLMAQANLEVNQQNQAPDS; translated from the exons ATGGCTACTGAACCGAGACCCAGCGGCTTAGTGCCGCGCACACGGACAATCGTGTCAGCCTGCGATACCTGCCGACGGCGCAAATTGAAGTGCTCTGGGGAACAACCTTGTCAGCGCTGCCATGCAGGTACCGTCAT TTGTACCTATGGAAGCGCGACTGCGCGGCTTAGGCCTCTCGACTATATTCGCCAGCTTGAGTCCAGGGTGGCAGACCTGGAGGCTCAATTGGCGGGGTCGACTCCACAAACTAATGAGCATACGGCCGTATCCCTCGGTCTCTCAGATGCAAACCCACAACCTGGTTCGAGCCAAACCCACCCAAACGCTATTGATACCCTCGTCGGACCCGGGGATGACCTGCTGTCTTCCTTCGACGGATCCGAGACCTATCATGGGGCATTCGCGAGCCTAAATGTCTTGCGGATTGTGAGAGATAAATGCGACAGCCTTGCTAACATCATGGCTCCTCTTTCGTCTGGAGAGATCCTGGCTGAGGCCTTCTCCAAAGACAGTGCTCCGTTTTCTACTGAACAGGCGATGCCACTGCCCGTTGAACTACCGGACTTGGCAGAGTGTCGACGACTTTGCTACCTCGCCATCGAGGAAGCGCTGCCATGTCACGAATGCATTGACCGCGAGGCATTCTTTGCTGAACTCGTCAGAGTACATGTAAAACCGCAAGGCGAGCTTGATCCTAGTGATCGTGCCTTTCTGGCGCTGGTATTGGCATTGCTGGGATTCGCGAAGCGATATGGTGCAGACAATCATAGCCCAACGGAGGGACATTCGAACCATGATACTATACTACAGGG GTGGAGATTTTATGAATCAAGCCTGCAAATGCTTCAACTGGATGACCTATGCAGCCTGGACATTTTAAGAGCCATCATATACCAGGttctgttcttggcatcaagctgTATGCTATCTAAAGCCTACACACGACTGTCGATCGGAGTGGCCACCGCACTACGTATAGGTTTGCACGTGTCGGGCCCATCGTTAGGCCCAGGTATGCAATTAACCGCCGAGCATCTGTTTCGGCGGCGACAGGTCTTCGCGGTGCTCTATGCCATCGACACCTATCTCGCCAGCACGTTGGGAGTTCCAAAGCTCTTCCACCAAGTAGACACTGACCAGATCTTCCCCCTGCGTCAGGAGAACCTCCACGACCATGGTATCTCATTCGCACGACAAAATCCACATACGCCCGAGGCAGAAACCCTCGTCAATTGCCGAATATTGATAATCCTGGCAGAGATACACACGCGTCGATGTCCGTTCGGCAAAGCGATGACGCTGAATAGTAACAGCCGGACATACAGGCTGACCAGTCAGGACGTTGCTTCACTGGACGCGCAGCTCACCAAGTGGTATAACAGCCTGCCGCCTGTCGATGAGATTCCTTCCGTGAAGCGGGCTTTGCATGCCCAGTTGGCCATTCGTCATACATATGCGATAACACAGATGGCTCTTCACCGGCCATTCTTGCACCATCTAACCCGCAAAGCAGACGACAATAGCTTCAGCATGGAGGGTTACGCATATGCTTCGCAATGTATCACTGCCGCCATGCAATCAATCTG GCTACTCCAACGCCTGGATGACCAAGGGCTTCTCCATGAGTCCCTTTGGTTTTACATCTCCTCGCTCGCATTCTCAGCTTGCTGTTTAATATTTTTCGTGTTAGGCAGTCCTTATTCTACCACCGTGCGGGATGCCACACAAGCAGCATTCATGGCGCACGGCTTGTTGGAAAAGCTGGGACAGAAGAATGAGACAGCACAGCGTTGTTTTGAGTCAATTGACTTCTTAATGGCTCAGGCGAATCTGGAAGTAAATCAACAGAACCAAGCGCCAGATAGTTAG
- a CDS encoding hypothetical protein (At least one base has a quality score < 10), which produces MAPLSSGEILAEAFSKDSAPFSTEQAMPLPVELPDLAECRRLCYLAIEEALPCHECIDREAFFAELVRVHVKPQGELDPSDRAFLALVLALLGFAKRYGADNHSPTEGHSNHDTILQGWRFYESSLQMLQLDDLCSLDILRAIIYQVLFLASSCMLSKAYTRLSIGVATALRIGLHVSGPSLGPGMQLTAEHLFRRRQVFAVLYAIDTYLASTLGVPKLFHQVDTDQIFPLRQENLHDHGISFARQNPHTPEAETLVNCRILIILAEIHTRRCPFGKAMTLNSNSRTYRLTSQDVASLDAQLTKWYNSLPPVDEIPSVKRALHAQLAIRHTYAITQMALHRPFLHHLTRKADDNSFSMEGYAYASQCITAAMQSIWLLQRLDDQGLLHESLWFYISSLAFSACCLIFFVLGSPYSTTVRDATQAAFMAHGLLEKLGQKNETAQRCFESIDFLMAQANLEVNQQNQAPDS; this is translated from the exons ATGGCTCCTCTTTCGTCTGGAGAGATCCTGGCTGAGGCCTTCTCCAAAGACAGTGCTCCGTTTTCTACTGAACAGGCGATGCCACTGCCCGTTGAACTACCGGACTTGGCAGAGTGTCGACGACTTTGCTACCTCGCCATCGAGGAAGCGCTGCCATGTCACGAATGCATTGACCGCGAGGCATTCTTTGCTGAACTCGTCAGAGTACATGTAAAACCGCAAGGCGAGCTTGATCCTAGTGATCGTGCCTTTCTGGCGCTGGTATTGGCATTGCTGGGATTCGCGAAGCGATATGGTGCAGACAATCATAGCCCAACGGAGGGACATTCGAACCATGATACTATACTACAGGG GTGGAGATTTTATGAATCAAGCCTGCAAATGCTTCAACTGGATGACCTATGCAGCCTGGACATTTTAAGAGCCATCATATACCAGGttctgttcttggcatcaagctgTATGCTATCTAAAGCCTACACACGACTGTCGATCGGAGTGGCCACCGCACTACGTATAGGTTTGCACGTGTCGGGCCCATCGTTAGGCCCAGGTATGCAATTAACCGCCGAGCATCTGTTTCGGCGGCGACAGGTCTTCGCGGTGCTCTATGCCATCGACACCTATCTCGCCAGCACGTTGGGAGTTCCAAAGCTCTTCCACCAAGTAGACACTGACCAGATCTTCCCCCTGCGTCAGGAGAACCTCCACGACCATGGTATCTCATTCGCACGACAAAATCCACATACGCCCGAGGCAGAAACCCTCGTCAATTGCCGAATATTGATAATCCTGGCAGAGATACACACGCGTCGATGTCCGTTCGGCAAAGCGATGACGCTGAATAGTAACAGCCGGACATACAGGCTGACCAGTCAGGACGTTGCTTCACTGGACGCGCAGCTCACCAAGTGGTATAACAGCCTGCCGCCTGTCGATGAGATTCCTTCCGTGAAGCGGGCTTTGCATGCCCAGTTGGCCATTCGTCATACATATGCGATAACACAGATGGCTCTTCACCGGCCATTCTTGCACCATCTAACCCGCAAAGCAGACGACAATAGCTTCAGCATGGAGGGTTACGCATATGCTTCGCAATGTATCACTGCCGCCATGCAATCAATCTG GCTACTCCAACGCCTGGATGACCAAGGGCTTCTCCATGAGTCCCTTTGGTTTTACATCTCCTCGCTCGCATTCTCAGCTTGCTGTTTAATATTTTTCGTGTTAGGCAGTCCTTATTCTACCACCGTGCGGGATGCCACACAAGCAGCATTCATGGCGCACGGCTTGTTGGAAAAGCTGGGACAGAAGAATGAGACAGCACAGCGTTGTTTTGAGTCAATTGACTTCTTAATGGCTCAGGCGAATCTGGAAGTAAATCAACAGAACCAAGCGCCAGATAGTTAG
- a CDS encoding methylisocitrate lyase: protein MSKSIVNTKPYPFHFEASEFPAIKPNGKGVTVEYTNCRGARPSLQASKLRAMVQEAHSDPSKILANVCSYDALSSRLCEEAGFPVVFLAGYPMASAFGLPDTGYIAFGEVVNKIQEVSREVNVPILVDGDTGYGSPMNVRRTVQGFAQAGAAGIMLEDQSWPKRCGHTAGKSVVSRSEAYARWQAAVDARNEGLDIWILARTDSLIHGYDEALTRARKAIEIGVDAVFVEALPDRESMERLRKDLDFPVVANIIEGGKTQNLSAKDLAELGYSIVCYPWTLVAAKLKSIRETLENIKGSMTVGKPPVVLSYDEVCEGVGFNKYYEIEEKYQYEGRANGANGHQWKN from the exons ATGTCCAAGTCtatcgtcaacaccaagccctACCCTTTCCACTTCGAGGCAAGCGAGTTTCCCGCCATCAAGCCCAATGGAAAGGGAGTCACGGTTGAATACACCAACTGTCGTGGTGCAAGACCCTCCCTACAAGCTTCCAAGCTCAGAGCCATGGTGCAAGAGGCGCATAGCGACCCCTCCAAGATTCTCGCCAATGTGTGCAGCTATGATGCTTTAAGCTCCCGCTTATGCGAGGAGGCTGGGTTTCCTGTTGTATTTCTTGCTGGGTACCCTATGGCGTCTGCGTTTGGACTGCCTGATACAGGGTACATCGCCTTTGGAGAGGTTGTGAACAAGATTCAAGAGGTTTCCAGAGAAGTCAATGTTCCTATTCTGGTTGATGGCGATACTGGTTATGGAAGCCCAATGAATGTTCGCCGAACTGTGCAAGG ATTTGCAcaagctggagctgctgggATTATGCTCGAGGACCAATCGTGGCCAAAGC GCTGTGGCCACACTGCTGGAAAAAGTGTGGTGTCCCGAAGTGAAGCTTACGCTCGCTGGCAGGCCGCTGTCGACGCTAGGAACGAAGGCCTGGACATCTGGATCCTCGCCCGCACGGACAGTCTTATTCACGGTTACGACGAGGCACTTACCCGGGCACgcaaggccattgagatcGGAGTCGATGCCGTATTTGTCGAAGCTCTTCCTGATCGTGAGTCCATGGAACGTCTTCGTAAAGACCTAGACTTCCCTGTCGTCGCCAATATCATTGAGGGTGGCAAAACTCAGAATCTCTCAGCTAAGGATCTCGCTGAGCTTGGCTACAGCATTGTTTGTTATCCTTGGACTCTCGTCGCTGCTAAGTTGAAGAGTATAAGGGAGACACTGGAGAATATCAAGGGTTCTATGACGGTTGGGAAGCCTCCTGTTGTTCTTTCGTATGATGAGGTTTGCGAGGGTGTTGGCTTTAATAAGTACTatgagattgaagagaagTATCAATATGAGGGAAGGGCTAATGGAGCCAATGGTCACCAGTGGAAGAATTAG